The Williamsia sp. DF01-3 genome has a window encoding:
- a CDS encoding adenosylcobinamide-GDP ribazoletransferase: protein MSLRRALRGPQTALSWLTILPVAEPPGPFDRALGGAVIGSTPLVGAVLGGIAAAAAFGLSFTDLPVLMLGLLIVGLLAVLTRGMHLDGLADTADGLGCFGPPERVHEVMHSGSTGPFGAATLVLVMAAQATGYGALIEQGNWAAIVFVVFLSRVAPVIGCRITLHATEKSKFGALTAGTQRLTIPFWVMGAVIAGFAIEPVPPIPGAFTAVAVAAFAWAFTAHCSRRFDGVNGDVLGALVELSALIALCGMLIG, encoded by the coding sequence ATGAGCCTTCGCCGCGCGCTGCGCGGTCCTCAGACCGCGCTGTCCTGGTTGACCATCCTGCCTGTGGCGGAACCACCGGGCCCATTCGACCGCGCCTTGGGCGGCGCGGTTATCGGGTCCACTCCCCTGGTCGGTGCGGTCCTCGGCGGCATCGCCGCCGCAGCCGCTTTCGGATTGTCGTTCACCGACCTACCGGTGTTGATGCTCGGTCTGTTGATCGTCGGGTTGTTGGCGGTCCTGACCCGGGGCATGCACCTCGATGGGCTGGCGGACACCGCCGACGGACTGGGCTGTTTCGGTCCGCCCGAGCGGGTTCACGAGGTGATGCACAGTGGCAGCACCGGCCCGTTCGGCGCGGCGACGCTGGTGCTGGTGATGGCTGCGCAGGCAACCGGATACGGCGCCCTCATCGAACAGGGAAACTGGGCCGCCATCGTCTTCGTGGTCTTCCTCAGTCGCGTGGCCCCCGTGATCGGATGCCGGATCACGTTGCACGCCACCGAGAAATCCAAATTCGGTGCGTTGACCGCGGGCACGCAGCGGTTGACCATCCCGTTCTGGGTGATGGGGGCTGTGATCGCCGGGTTCGCCATCGAGCCGGTACCGCCCATCCCCGGTGCGTTCACCGCCGTGGCGGTCGCAGCCTTCGCCTGGGCATTCACCGCACACTGTTCCCGACGATTCGACGGCGTGAACGGCGATGTTCTCGGCGCTCTCGTCGAGCTGAGCGCACTGATCGCCCTGTGCGGGATGCTGATCGGCTGA
- a CDS encoding branched-chain amino acid aminotransferase — MTLEFVRTEHPQPVSQSRRADILEAPGFGRHFTDHMVIIDYSADKGWHDASIVPYGPIALDPSAMVLHYAQEIFEGLKAYRQSDGTIASFRPDANAARMQRSARRLAMPELSTEDFMASLQALLAADHEWVPAAGGESSLYLRPFMIATEPGLGVRPATEYRYMLIASPAGAYFPRGVHPVSVWLSTEYVRAAPGGTGAAKFGGNYAASLLAQAQAAEHGCDQVVWLDAIERRHIEEMGGMNLFFVFGSGADAKLVTPELSGSLLPGITRESLLQLATDAGFDVSERKISVEELRKGVASGEITEVFACGTAAVITPVGHVKGDVDDYTIADGQPGKVTMALRDTLTGIQRGTFADTHGWMTKLHG, encoded by the coding sequence ATGACCTTGGAGTTCGTCCGGACCGAGCATCCCCAGCCGGTGTCCCAGTCGCGCCGCGCCGACATCCTGGAAGCCCCGGGATTCGGCAGGCATTTCACCGACCACATGGTGATCATCGATTACAGCGCGGACAAAGGCTGGCACGACGCGAGCATTGTCCCGTACGGCCCGATCGCCCTGGATCCTTCGGCGATGGTGCTGCACTACGCCCAGGAGATCTTCGAAGGTCTCAAGGCCTATCGGCAGTCCGACGGGACGATCGCATCATTCCGGCCCGACGCCAACGCAGCGCGGATGCAGCGTTCGGCGCGTCGGCTGGCCATGCCCGAACTGAGCACCGAGGACTTCATGGCCTCGCTGCAGGCCCTGCTGGCCGCGGATCACGAGTGGGTGCCCGCAGCCGGCGGCGAGTCGTCGCTCTATCTGCGCCCGTTCATGATCGCCACCGAGCCCGGCCTCGGGGTGCGGCCCGCCACCGAGTACCGGTACATGCTGATCGCGTCGCCTGCCGGTGCGTACTTCCCCCGCGGCGTTCATCCGGTGAGTGTCTGGCTGTCCACCGAGTACGTGCGGGCGGCGCCCGGCGGTACCGGCGCGGCCAAGTTCGGTGGCAACTACGCGGCGTCACTGCTGGCACAGGCCCAGGCCGCCGAACACGGATGCGACCAGGTGGTCTGGCTCGACGCCATCGAGCGTCGTCACATCGAAGAGATGGGCGGGATGAACCTGTTCTTCGTGTTCGGATCCGGTGCCGACGCAAAGCTCGTGACCCCGGAGCTGTCGGGATCTCTGTTGCCTGGGATCACCCGGGAATCGTTGTTGCAGTTGGCGACCGACGCCGGGTTCGACGTCAGTGAACGCAAGATCAGCGTCGAGGAGCTACGCAAAGGCGTGGCATCGGGCGAGATCACGGAGGTCTTCGCCTGTGGCACCGCCGCGGTGATCACCCCGGTTGGACACGTCAAGGGTGACGTCGACGACTACACGATCGCCGACGGTCAGCCGGGCAAGGTGACGATGGCCCTGCGTGACACCCTCACCGGAATACAGCGCGGGACGTTCGCGGACACGCACGGCTGGATGACCAAGCTCCACGGCTGA
- the gcvT gene encoding glycine cleavage system aminomethyltransferase GcvT yields the protein MSEGELLAGPIEESHRTLGASFAAFGGWNMPVSYAGTVAEHTAVREAVGIFDVSHLGKASVTGPGAAEFVNRTLTNDLNKIAPGKAQYTLCTNDTGGVIDDLIVYWVSDDEVFMVPNAANTAAVVAALAAVAPAGIEVRNRHRDFGVIAVQGPRSAQVLADLGVPTEMDYMSFADAELAVGDAKYPVRVCRTGYTGERGYELLPSWDDSAPVFDALLSAVVAAGGQPAGLGARDTLRTEMGYPLHGHELSVEISPLQARCSWAVGWKKPEFFGRDALLAEKEAGPVRRLWGLRATGRGVPRADLPVLSEAGGDRIGVCTSGTFSPTLKTGIALALIDSAAGVAKGDTVVIDVRGRALECEVVLPPFVTANAG from the coding sequence ATGAGCGAAGGTGAATTGCTGGCCGGGCCGATCGAGGAATCGCACCGCACGCTGGGCGCGAGTTTCGCGGCATTCGGCGGATGGAACATGCCGGTGTCCTATGCGGGCACCGTCGCCGAGCACACTGCCGTGCGTGAGGCGGTCGGGATATTCGACGTCAGTCACCTCGGCAAGGCGTCCGTCACCGGACCGGGAGCTGCGGAGTTCGTCAACCGCACCCTCACCAACGATCTGAACAAGATCGCGCCGGGCAAGGCCCAATACACGTTGTGCACCAACGACACCGGCGGGGTCATCGACGACCTGATCGTCTACTGGGTGTCCGACGACGAGGTGTTCATGGTTCCGAACGCCGCGAACACGGCTGCAGTGGTCGCGGCGCTCGCGGCCGTTGCCCCTGCCGGGATCGAGGTCCGGAACCGTCATCGCGACTTCGGTGTCATCGCGGTTCAGGGCCCACGCTCGGCGCAGGTGCTCGCGGACCTGGGCGTGCCGACGGAGATGGACTACATGTCCTTCGCCGATGCCGAGTTGGCGGTGGGTGACGCGAAGTATCCGGTGAGGGTGTGCCGGACCGGATACACCGGTGAACGCGGCTACGAGTTGCTGCCGTCGTGGGACGACAGCGCGCCGGTCTTCGATGCCCTTCTGTCCGCGGTTGTCGCGGCCGGCGGGCAGCCGGCCGGATTGGGAGCTCGCGACACCCTCCGCACCGAGATGGGTTACCCGTTGCACGGACACGAATTGTCGGTTGAAATCAGTCCACTGCAGGCCCGTTGCAGTTGGGCTGTCGGGTGGAAGAAGCCGGAGTTCTTCGGCCGCGACGCCCTGCTGGCCGAGAAGGAGGCGGGCCCGGTGCGGCGGCTGTGGGGTCTGCGGGCGACCGGGCGCGGCGTGCCGCGTGCCGATCTGCCCGTGTTGTCGGAAGCAGGCGGTGACCGGATCGGCGTGTGCACATCCGGCACTTTCTCTCCGACGCTCAAGACCGGAATTGCCCTGGCGCTCATCGACAGTGCCGCCGGTGTCGCCAAAGGCGACACCGTGGTCATCGATGTCCGGGGACGGGCTCTCGAGTGTGAGGTGGTGCTGCCGCCGTTCGTGACCGCGAACGCCGGCTGA
- the sucB gene encoding 2-oxoglutarate dehydrogenase, E2 component, dihydrolipoamide succinyltransferase, with product MAFSVQMPALGESVTEGTVTRWLKQEGDTVEADEPLLEVSTDKVDTEIPAPASGVLTKIVAQEDDVVEVGGELAQIGEEGESGGSSDDADSGDAGSDEAPAEQEAEPEPEPESEPEPAKPAASGSGSSEGTDVTMPELGESVTEGTVTRWLKEVGDSVEADEALVEVSTDKVDTEIPSPAAGTLLEIVAQEDDVVEVGGRLAVIGSADAKPSAPEPEPEPEAKAEPEPEPEPEPEPEPEAKEPEPAPAPKSEPAPKSEPADKSAAASSGGDSGSSPYVTPLVRKLAAENDVDLNSIKGTGVGGRIRKQDVLAAAEAAKTPPAAEKSAEPAPAAQGSSSAVAPRPELAQLVGTTQKINRIRQITAKKTRESLQESAQLTQVFEVDMTKIVTLRKAAKEGFKSSEGVNLTFLPFIAKAVVEALKAHPNVNASIDEDAKEITYYSKVHLGIAVDTEQGLLSPVIHNADDLSIAGLARAIADIASRARSNKLKLDDLTGGTFTITNIGSQGALFDTPILVPPQAAMLGTGAIVKRPVVLTGADGSESIAVRSMSYLPLTYDHRLIDGADAGRFLTTVKHRLEEAAFEADLGL from the coding sequence ATGGCCTTCTCCGTCCAAATGCCCGCCCTGGGTGAAAGCGTCACCGAGGGCACAGTCACCAGGTGGCTCAAGCAGGAGGGTGACACGGTCGAGGCCGATGAACCGTTGCTCGAGGTGTCGACCGACAAGGTCGACACCGAGATCCCGGCCCCTGCCTCAGGTGTCCTGACAAAGATCGTCGCCCAAGAGGACGACGTGGTCGAGGTCGGCGGCGAGCTGGCCCAGATCGGCGAAGAAGGCGAATCGGGCGGAAGCTCCGACGACGCCGACTCCGGCGATGCCGGTTCCGACGAGGCGCCCGCCGAGCAAGAGGCGGAACCCGAACCCGAGCCTGAATCCGAACCCGAGCCGGCCAAGCCCGCCGCTTCGGGGTCGGGATCGAGCGAAGGCACCGACGTCACCATGCCCGAACTGGGTGAGTCCGTGACAGAGGGCACGGTGACGCGCTGGTTGAAAGAGGTCGGCGACTCGGTCGAGGCCGATGAGGCCCTCGTCGAGGTGTCCACCGACAAGGTCGACACGGAGATCCCATCACCGGCGGCCGGCACCCTGCTGGAGATCGTCGCCCAGGAAGACGACGTGGTCGAGGTCGGCGGGCGTCTGGCGGTCATCGGTTCGGCCGACGCCAAACCGTCCGCACCCGAGCCTGAGCCGGAACCCGAGGCTAAAGCCGAGCCGGAACCCGAGCCAGAGCCCGAGCCCGAGCCAGAGCCCGAGGCGAAGGAACCCGAACCGGCGCCGGCCCCGAAGTCCGAGCCCGCCCCCAAGTCTGAGCCCGCCGACAAGTCGGCCGCTGCCTCCAGCGGTGGCGACAGCGGCTCGAGTCCATACGTGACGCCGCTGGTCCGCAAACTCGCGGCCGAGAACGACGTCGACCTGAACTCGATCAAGGGCACCGGTGTCGGTGGCCGCATCCGCAAGCAGGATGTGCTCGCCGCCGCCGAGGCCGCAAAGACTCCGCCGGCAGCCGAGAAGTCCGCCGAGCCCGCACCCGCGGCGCAAGGGTCTTCGTCTGCGGTGGCACCGCGGCCGGAGCTGGCCCAGCTGGTCGGTACCACGCAGAAGATCAACAGGATTCGCCAGATCACGGCCAAGAAGACCCGCGAGTCCCTGCAGGAGAGCGCTCAGCTCACGCAGGTCTTCGAGGTCGACATGACCAAGATCGTGACGCTGCGCAAGGCGGCGAAGGAAGGCTTCAAATCGAGCGAGGGCGTGAACCTCACGTTCCTGCCGTTCATCGCGAAGGCTGTCGTCGAGGCCCTCAAGGCTCATCCGAACGTGAACGCGTCGATCGACGAGGATGCCAAGGAGATCACCTACTACTCGAAGGTGCACCTCGGTATTGCGGTGGACACCGAGCAGGGTCTGCTATCGCCGGTGATCCACAACGCCGATGACCTCTCGATCGCCGGACTGGCGCGGGCGATCGCCGACATCGCGAGCAGGGCGCGGAGCAACAAGCTCAAGCTCGACGACCTGACCGGTGGCACGTTCACCATCACCAACATCGGCAGCCAGGGCGCGTTGTTCGACACCCCGATCCTGGTTCCGCCGCAGGCCGCGATGCTGGGCACCGGCGCGATCGTCAAACGCCCGGTGGTGCTCACCGGAGCAGACGGTTCCGAGTCGATCGCGGTGCGGTCGATGTCGTATCTGCCGCTGACCTACGACCACCGGTTGATCGACGGTGCCGACGCCGGACGCTTCCTCACCACGGTGAAGCATCGTCTGGAAGAAGCGGCGTTTGAGGCAGATCTCGGCCTCTAA
- a CDS encoding TIGR01777 family oxidoreductase — translation MRIAVAGSSGLIGTALVDSLTGAGHQVVRLVRRPTTAQNEIYWQPESFGIDPSSLRGTDAVVNLCGRGIGDRRWSGHVKQQLRDSRIIPTQVLADAVRAARIPVLVNASATGYYGDTGPTAVTEESPSGTGFLADLTTDWEAAAMSASVPGEHRVTLLRISPVMSPTGGILARLRPLFRLGLGAKLGDGRQYLPWISLVDAVRAIEFVLDRSLAGPVNICGPVSVTNNEFTKTFGRALGRPAPWTVPGFALKRGAGEMAEEMLLGGQNVVPAVLTGNDFDYRHPTIAAALAYATGREGRGAPG, via the coding sequence ATGCGCATCGCCGTTGCGGGATCATCTGGATTGATCGGCACGGCCCTGGTGGACAGTCTCACCGGGGCCGGCCACCAGGTGGTCCGTCTCGTTCGCAGACCGACGACGGCGCAGAACGAGATCTATTGGCAGCCCGAATCTTTCGGTATAGATCCGAGTTCGCTGCGCGGCACCGATGCCGTGGTCAACCTGTGTGGCCGGGGTATCGGCGACCGGCGCTGGTCCGGCCATGTCAAGCAGCAACTGCGAGACAGCCGGATCATCCCGACACAGGTGCTCGCCGATGCCGTACGGGCCGCCCGGATACCGGTACTGGTGAACGCCAGCGCCACCGGCTACTACGGCGACACCGGGCCGACAGCGGTCACAGAGGAAAGCCCGTCCGGGACGGGTTTCCTTGCAGACCTGACCACCGACTGGGAAGCCGCCGCGATGTCGGCGTCGGTGCCCGGCGAGCACCGCGTCACACTGCTCAGGATCTCGCCGGTGATGTCGCCGACGGGCGGAATTCTCGCCAGGCTCCGACCTCTGTTCCGGCTGGGACTGGGCGCGAAACTCGGTGACGGCCGTCAGTATCTCCCCTGGATCAGCCTCGTGGACGCTGTCCGCGCTATCGAGTTCGTGCTTGATCGGTCGCTTGCCGGGCCGGTCAACATCTGTGGCCCGGTGTCGGTGACGAACAACGAGTTCACCAAGACATTCGGTCGCGCTCTGGGGCGCCCGGCTCCGTGGACGGTCCCGGGTTTTGCACTCAAGAGGGGTGCCGGTGAGATGGCCGAGGAAATGTTGTTGGGTGGCCAGAACGTTGTACCTGCTGTGCTGACCGGCAACGATTTCGACTATCGGCATCCGACCATCGCCGCGGCGTTGGCGTATGCCACCGGCCGCGAGGGCCGAGGAGCGCCAGGATGA
- the lipB gene encoding lipoyl(octanoyl) transferase LipB: MTSSRLSRDPIEVRRLGRVDYQETFDLQHRLASDRADGVLDHDVLLLLEHPPVYTAGRRTEDADRPTDGSPVIDVDRGGKITWHGPGQLVAYPIVALAQPVDVVDYVRRLEEAMIAVCSQLGLPTYRVDGRSGVWVLGDAAEGGARPEHGDAAQGGGADRKIGAIGIRVARAVALHGIAINCNPDLDAFGSIIPCGIPDAGAGSLTGELGRTVTVDEVLPLLEKAVVDALDGTLPVSDHPAPTEPSPQVFAPARTGVASIQ; encoded by the coding sequence ATGACCAGTTCACGACTGTCCCGAGACCCGATCGAGGTTCGCCGACTGGGCCGGGTGGACTACCAGGAGACATTCGACCTGCAGCACCGGCTCGCTTCTGACCGGGCCGACGGTGTGCTGGACCACGACGTACTGCTGTTGCTGGAACACCCGCCCGTCTACACCGCCGGCAGGCGTACCGAGGACGCCGACCGGCCGACGGACGGTTCACCCGTCATCGACGTGGACCGCGGCGGGAAGATCACCTGGCACGGCCCTGGCCAGCTCGTCGCCTATCCGATCGTCGCGCTCGCCCAACCGGTCGATGTCGTGGACTACGTGCGACGGCTGGAAGAGGCGATGATCGCCGTGTGTTCGCAGCTCGGCCTTCCGACATACCGGGTTGACGGCCGGTCGGGCGTCTGGGTGCTCGGAGACGCAGCCGAAGGCGGAGCTCGACCAGAACACGGAGACGCAGCCCAAGGCGGAGGTGCGGATCGGAAGATCGGTGCCATCGGAATCAGGGTTGCTCGCGCTGTGGCCCTGCACGGGATCGCCATCAACTGCAATCCGGATCTCGATGCGTTCGGTTCGATCATTCCGTGCGGTATCCCCGACGCCGGGGCAGGTTCTCTGACAGGCGAATTGGGTCGCACGGTCACAGTCGACGAGGTGCTCCCCCTGCTGGAGAAGGCCGTGGTCGACGCGCTCGACGGCACCCTCCCGGTCAGCGACCACCCGGCACCGACCGAGCCCTCCCCGCAGGTCTTCGCACCTGCCCGCACCGGCGTAGCATCGATCCAGTGA
- the lipA gene encoding lipoyl synthase, translated as MTVSQDKPSQSSAPGSVGPNGRKLLRLEARNAETPIERKPSWIKTRATMGPEFTELKALVKSEGLHTVCEEAGCPNIYECWEDREATFLIGGEQCTRRCDFCQIDTGKPSDLDRDEPRRVAESVATMGLRYSTVTGVARDDLPDGGAWLYAETVRYIKQLNPNTGVELLIPDFNADPDQLAEVFASRPEVLAHNVETVPRIFKRIRPAFRYQRSLDVITAARDAGLVTKSNLILGMGETPDEVREAMADLHNAGCDILTITQYLRPSPRHHPVDRWVKPEEFVEHSTFADNLGFAGVMAGPLVRSSYRAGRLYAQAMAHHGRELPAEMAHLTDGGSATQEATSLLARLAR; from the coding sequence GTGACCGTTTCGCAGGACAAACCATCTCAATCCAGCGCCCCCGGGTCCGTTGGTCCCAATGGCCGCAAGTTGCTCCGGCTCGAGGCGCGTAACGCCGAGACGCCGATCGAGCGCAAGCCGTCGTGGATCAAGACCCGCGCCACCATGGGCCCGGAGTTCACCGAACTCAAAGCCCTGGTGAAGAGCGAGGGCCTGCACACTGTCTGCGAAGAAGCGGGATGTCCCAACATCTATGAATGCTGGGAAGACCGTGAGGCCACCTTCCTGATCGGCGGCGAACAGTGCACCCGTCGGTGCGACTTCTGTCAGATCGACACCGGTAAACCGAGCGACCTCGACCGTGACGAGCCACGCCGGGTGGCGGAGTCGGTTGCGACGATGGGTTTGCGCTACTCCACCGTGACCGGTGTGGCGCGCGACGACCTCCCTGACGGCGGTGCCTGGCTGTACGCCGAGACCGTGCGTTACATCAAGCAACTCAACCCGAACACCGGCGTCGAGTTGTTGATCCCCGACTTCAACGCCGACCCCGACCAACTCGCCGAGGTGTTCGCCTCACGGCCCGAGGTGCTGGCCCACAACGTCGAGACGGTGCCGCGCATCTTCAAGCGCATCCGTCCCGCGTTCCGCTACCAGCGCAGCCTCGACGTGATCACCGCTGCGCGCGACGCCGGCCTGGTCACCAAGTCCAACCTTATCCTCGGGATGGGCGAGACACCGGACGAGGTCCGCGAGGCCATGGCCGATCTGCACAATGCGGGCTGCGACATCCTGACCATCACGCAGTACCTGCGTCCGTCACCGCGGCATCACCCGGTCGATCGGTGGGTCAAGCCCGAAGAGTTCGTCGAGCACTCCACGTTCGCCGACAACTTGGGGTTCGCCGGCGTGATGGCGGGGCCTCTGGTGCGTTCGTCGTACCGGGCCGGCCGTCTGTATGCCCAGGCCATGGCTCACCACGGCCGGGAGTTGCCCGCCGAGATGGCCCACCTGACCGACGGTGGTAGCGCCACGCAGGAAGCCACGTCGCTGCTCGCTCGCCTCGCCCGCTGA
- a CDS encoding DUF4191 domain-containing protein, which translates to MAKAPKATKEAKAAAKAARKEASRARRKQLWQAFQMQRKEDKLLLPYMIGAVVLLVGLAVLIGVLTGSLVFVLPLGIVLGVLIAFIIFGRRVQKTVFTKAEGQAGAAAWALDNMRGQWRVKQAVTGTAHLDAIHRVIGKPGVILVAEGAPHRTKSLLAQEKKRIARLVGDTPIYDVTVGNEEGQVPLKSLERHLNKLPNNINKARIDALESRLAALGGKQPGPGMPKGPMPQGAKMRNVQRAARRR; encoded by the coding sequence ATGGCTAAGGCACCAAAAGCGACAAAAGAGGCGAAGGCAGCAGCGAAGGCTGCCCGTAAGGAAGCGTCGCGGGCCCGCCGCAAGCAGCTCTGGCAGGCGTTCCAGATGCAGCGCAAAGAAGACAAGCTGCTGCTGCCCTACATGATCGGCGCGGTTGTCCTCCTGGTCGGCCTGGCCGTGCTCATCGGTGTGCTCACCGGATCGCTGGTGTTCGTTCTGCCGCTGGGCATCGTTCTGGGTGTGCTGATCGCTTTCATCATCTTCGGTCGTCGTGTTCAGAAGACGGTGTTCACCAAAGCGGAGGGCCAGGCCGGCGCCGCAGCGTGGGCGCTGGACAACATGCGTGGACAGTGGCGGGTCAAGCAGGCGGTCACGGGCACCGCCCATCTCGACGCGATCCATCGGGTCATCGGCAAGCCCGGGGTCATCCTCGTCGCCGAAGGCGCGCCCCATCGCACCAAATCGTTGCTGGCACAGGAGAAGAAGCGGATCGCCCGACTCGTCGGCGACACACCGATCTACGACGTGACCGTCGGCAACGAGGAGGGCCAGGTACCCCTCAAGAGCCTCGAACGCCACCTGAACAAACTGCCGAACAACATCAACAAGGCCCGGATCGACGCCCTGGAATCACGTCTTGCGGCGCTGGGCGGGAAGCAGCCCGGACCGGGAATGCCCAAGGGCCCGATGCCGCAGGGCGCGAAGATGCGCAACGTCCAGCGCGCCGCCCGCCGCCGATAG
- a CDS encoding RDD family protein has product MGRITGSWLSGPQSALHDGVDDGTYRGEQLGLPESGPGALASSWHRCVGLLVDWLMCGGISLLFVQDLQSSSLSTIVLLVWFVVGAVTLTAFGFTPGQFITGLRVARVDGGERVGLLRSLGRQILIVFLVPPLINDADGRGLHDRATGTALVRTR; this is encoded by the coding sequence ATGGGACGAATCACCGGATCGTGGCTTTCGGGCCCTCAGTCGGCTCTGCACGATGGTGTCGACGACGGCACCTACCGCGGTGAACAGCTCGGACTGCCCGAATCGGGACCCGGGGCGCTGGCGTCGTCGTGGCACCGCTGCGTGGGTCTGCTTGTGGATTGGCTGATGTGCGGCGGGATCTCGCTGCTGTTTGTCCAGGACCTGCAGTCGTCGTCGCTGTCGACGATCGTCCTGCTCGTCTGGTTTGTGGTCGGGGCCGTGACCTTGACCGCATTCGGCTTCACACCGGGCCAGTTCATCACCGGCTTACGGGTGGCCAGGGTGGACGGGGGCGAGCGGGTGGGACTTCTGCGGTCGCTGGGCCGGCAGATCCTCATCGTCTTCCTGGTTCCGCCCCTGATCAATGATGCCGATGGCCGGGGACTGCACGATCGGGCAACCGGTACCGCGTTGGTCCGCACGCGCTAG